Proteins co-encoded in one Streptomyces sp. NBC_01283 genomic window:
- a CDS encoding sensor histidine kinase has translation MGESWTTLLFVALTVAMGAAGWLAVAAARWRRRHRKAIEERGWLLEREREGATRAAVDAERARIASELHDIVSHNVSVMVVQAGAAREVLTTLPEEAAAALSAVETAGRNTMTELRHLLGLLAPAQNGEDAPYDPDHVDLSPQPSLSRLGPLIDKIAFAGLPVEMRVSGEPRPLPTGIDVTAYRIIQEGLTNALKHGDGAKAEVTVRYADNHLRVEVLNSGPSVLSGGTPGRTAPDREKADGTGRGLLGLRERVSVYGGDLDARRRLGGGYRVRARIPLDRP, from the coding sequence ATGGGGGAATCATGGACGACCTTGCTGTTCGTCGCGCTGACTGTGGCCATGGGCGCCGCCGGATGGCTGGCTGTGGCAGCGGCGCGGTGGCGGCGCCGCCACCGCAAGGCCATCGAGGAGCGTGGCTGGCTGCTGGAACGTGAGCGAGAGGGCGCGACACGGGCTGCGGTCGATGCCGAACGGGCAAGGATCGCCTCGGAGTTGCACGACATCGTCAGCCACAACGTCAGCGTCATGGTGGTACAGGCCGGTGCTGCCCGCGAAGTACTGACCACTCTGCCCGAAGAAGCCGCGGCTGCGCTGAGCGCCGTGGAAACCGCGGGCCGGAACACGATGACCGAGCTGCGGCACCTGCTCGGCCTGCTCGCCCCCGCGCAGAACGGCGAGGACGCTCCCTACGACCCCGACCACGTGGACCTGTCACCGCAACCGAGCCTGAGCCGGCTCGGTCCGCTCATCGACAAGATCGCCTTCGCCGGCCTGCCCGTCGAGATGCGGGTCTCGGGCGAACCTCGCCCACTGCCGACCGGGATCGACGTCACCGCCTACCGGATCATCCAGGAGGGCCTGACCAATGCACTCAAACACGGAGACGGGGCGAAAGCCGAAGTGACGGTGCGGTACGCGGACAACCACCTGCGCGTCGAAGTACTCAACAGCGGGCCGAGCGTCCTGTCGGGCGGCACACCCGGTCGGACGGCGCCGGACCGGGAAAAGGCGGACGGCACGGGACGCGGGCTGCTGGGCCTGCGCGAGCGGGTCTCCGTCTACGGCGGCGACCTCGACGCACGCCGTCGCCTCGGCGGCGGCTACCGCGTTCGCGCCCGCATCCCCCTGGACCGCCCGTGA
- a CDS encoding FtsX-like permease family protein, which translates to MKRRRVQTFVIGLVVLCSTTTVLLALTLLTAASSPFDKAYAEQRGAHTAASFDTTKVTPEQLARTAKQPGVEAAAGPFGQAVVGIPKNWLWMAGGTLSVVGRADPAGPVDRIDLLEGRWATGTGEIVVNWSVQGSPGTEFLGTKLKTPSGATLTVVGFATSMSKSASAWVSPAQMTALHPTSAQMLYRFTKSDTEAQLSTSLERATEGLPKDALTGAQTYLTLKQAFSALVDSYLPFMTLFGILGLLVSVLIVGNVVSGAVVSGYRHIGVLKALGFTPNQVVAVYLTMLSVPALAGCVLGTLVGNALAGPMMKVAFTGIDVGRATVGEVSPWVTVACLLGMPALVLFTALIPALRAHRLPAAQAISAGGAPRTGHGLRVQRMLGATRLPRPVSLGMGQPFARPARTLLTLAAIVLGVTTVTLSTGLTSTLVAYGNVGKEDGSARVQVTTGGSGDGGRTAPRLSDQQIEARLSALPGAKGVRARAFSQASMTGQHQSVFADFYRGDNSLYEHTIVKGRAPKAAGEIVAGPAFLTQRGLKIGDRTTLELNGKKITATVVGQVIEGNARALEATWDTLTHLAPNAHATEYTVRLAPDADARAYAEAAGKLDPAVHASVLDPGNAGTATVITFSTVFTVLLTLVSSLGVFNTVLLNTRERRRDLGMLKSIGMTPRQVILMTVTSVAGLGAVGALLGIPLGIAAHRLVVDNVGVVDFPEYMKDVWHAPQLAAMLLAGVTIAVLGALIPARTAARTTIATVLHTE; encoded by the coding sequence GTGAAGCGGCGCCGGGTCCAGACCTTCGTCATCGGTCTTGTGGTGCTCTGCTCCACCACCACGGTCCTGCTCGCGCTGACCCTGTTGACCGCGGCGTCCAGCCCCTTCGACAAGGCGTACGCCGAACAGCGCGGCGCGCACACGGCCGCTTCCTTCGACACCACGAAGGTCACCCCGGAACAACTGGCCCGTACCGCGAAGCAGCCCGGAGTGGAAGCGGCTGCGGGACCCTTCGGACAGGCAGTCGTCGGCATACCCAAGAACTGGCTGTGGATGGCAGGCGGCACCCTCAGCGTCGTGGGCCGGGCCGACCCGGCGGGCCCCGTGGACCGGATCGACCTGCTGGAGGGCCGGTGGGCCACCGGCACCGGCGAGATCGTCGTCAACTGGTCCGTACAGGGCTCTCCCGGCACCGAATTCCTCGGTACGAAGCTGAAGACACCGAGCGGAGCGACGCTGACCGTCGTCGGGTTCGCCACCAGCATGAGCAAGTCGGCAAGCGCCTGGGTCTCACCCGCGCAGATGACCGCCCTGCACCCCACCTCCGCCCAGATGCTCTACCGCTTCACGAAATCCGACACCGAAGCACAGCTGAGCACTTCGCTGGAGCGGGCCACCGAGGGACTGCCCAAGGACGCACTCACCGGCGCGCAGACCTACCTCACCCTCAAGCAGGCGTTCTCCGCACTGGTCGACTCCTACCTCCCCTTCATGACCCTCTTCGGCATCCTCGGCCTGCTGGTCTCCGTCCTGATCGTCGGCAACGTGGTCAGCGGGGCGGTCGTCTCCGGATACCGGCACATCGGCGTCCTCAAGGCGCTGGGGTTCACCCCCAACCAAGTCGTTGCCGTCTACCTGACCATGCTCTCCGTACCGGCCCTGGCAGGCTGCGTGCTGGGCACGCTGGTCGGTAACGCACTGGCCGGGCCGATGATGAAGGTCGCCTTCACCGGCATCGACGTCGGCCGGGCCACGGTCGGAGAGGTCAGCCCGTGGGTGACCGTGGCCTGCCTGCTGGGCATGCCCGCCCTCGTCCTGTTCACCGCACTGATCCCCGCCCTGCGGGCCCACCGGCTGCCCGCCGCACAGGCCATCAGCGCCGGCGGCGCGCCCCGGACCGGACATGGACTGCGCGTCCAGCGGATGCTCGGTGCCACCCGCCTGCCACGCCCGGTCAGTCTGGGCATGGGCCAGCCCTTCGCCCGCCCCGCCCGCACCCTGCTGACCCTGGCCGCCATCGTCCTCGGCGTCACCACCGTCACCCTGTCCACCGGCCTGACCAGCACCCTGGTCGCGTACGGCAACGTCGGCAAGGAGGACGGCAGCGCCCGAGTCCAGGTCACCACCGGGGGCTCCGGTGACGGCGGCCGTACGGCGCCCCGACTCAGCGACCAGCAGATCGAGGCGCGGCTTAGCGCCCTGCCGGGTGCGAAGGGGGTACGGGCCCGCGCGTTTTCCCAGGCGAGCATGACCGGCCAGCACCAGTCCGTCTTCGCCGACTTCTACCGCGGCGACAACTCCCTCTACGAGCACACCATCGTCAAGGGCCGAGCCCCGAAGGCGGCCGGCGAGATCGTGGCCGGACCGGCCTTCCTCACCCAACGCGGCCTGAAGATCGGCGACCGGACCACTCTGGAACTGAACGGAAAGAAGATCACCGCAACTGTCGTGGGCCAGGTCATCGAAGGCAATGCCCGTGCGCTGGAGGCCACGTGGGACACTTTGACCCACCTCGCACCCAACGCCCACGCCACCGAGTACACGGTCCGTCTCGCCCCCGACGCCGACGCCCGCGCCTACGCCGAGGCTGCCGGGAAGCTCGACCCGGCCGTGCACGCCTCCGTACTGGACCCCGGCAACGCCGGGACCGCCACCGTCATCACCTTCTCCACCGTCTTCACCGTGCTGCTCACCCTGGTGTCCTCGCTCGGCGTCTTCAACACCGTCCTGCTCAACACCCGTGAACGGCGCAGGGACCTGGGCATGCTCAAGTCCATCGGCATGACACCCCGTCAAGTGATCCTGATGACGGTCACCTCGGTCGCCGGGCTCGGCGCCGTCGGCGCACTGCTCGGCATCCCCCTCGGGATCGCGGCCCACCGCCTCGTCGTGGACAACGTCGGCGTAGTCGACTTCCCCGAGTACATGAAGGACGTATGGCACGCGCCCCAACTGGCCGCGATGCTCCTGGCCGGAGTGACGATCGCCGTGCTCGGTGCCTTGATCCCCGCCCGCACGGCGGCCCGCACCACCATCGCCACGGTTCTGCATACGGAATAG
- a CDS encoding NADP-dependent oxidoreductase — protein sequence MRAIGQDSFGGPDVLKIIEVPRPVPGPAEVLVRVRAAGVNPTDWWHRATGGLAGDVPIRLGWDVSGVVEAVGPGVTLFGPGDEVFGMPRQPAPAGTYAEYVVSPARHLAAKPPVLSHVEAAALPLAALTAWQALVDTADVRPGHRVLIHAAAGGVGHLAVQIAKARGAHVIGTARTANHDFVRGLGADEVIDYTRADFTTAARDVDVVIDTIGGDYGPRSLKTLRPGGIVVSLASPAEAHLADRARALGLRSIFMITEADQAGLKEIASLAASHRLRVRVDTALPLEQAAKAHEIGETGRTTGKIVLTVSG from the coding sequence ATGCGCGCCATCGGGCAGGACTCCTTCGGCGGACCTGACGTCCTGAAGATCATTGAGGTACCGCGGCCGGTGCCCGGCCCCGCCGAAGTGCTCGTCCGGGTGCGTGCGGCGGGAGTGAACCCGACCGACTGGTGGCACCGGGCCACCGGAGGACTTGCGGGCGATGTCCCGATCCGCCTGGGGTGGGACGTATCCGGTGTGGTCGAAGCCGTCGGGCCGGGTGTCACCCTGTTCGGGCCGGGCGACGAGGTGTTCGGCATGCCGCGCCAGCCGGCTCCTGCGGGTACCTACGCCGAGTACGTGGTCTCTCCCGCGCGGCACTTGGCCGCCAAGCCGCCGGTGCTCTCCCACGTGGAGGCCGCGGCCCTCCCCCTGGCCGCGCTCACCGCGTGGCAGGCCCTGGTCGACACGGCCGATGTCCGCCCCGGGCACAGGGTCCTGATCCACGCCGCGGCCGGTGGCGTCGGGCACCTGGCCGTACAGATCGCCAAGGCGCGCGGCGCCCACGTCATCGGCACCGCTCGTACCGCCAACCACGACTTCGTACGAGGACTGGGGGCCGACGAGGTCATCGACTACACCCGCGCCGACTTCACCACCGCCGCCCGGGACGTCGACGTCGTGATCGACACCATCGGTGGCGACTACGGGCCGCGCTCCCTCAAGACCCTGCGCCCGGGAGGCATCGTCGTCTCGCTCGCCTCCCCCGCCGAGGCGCACCTGGCGGACCGGGCCCGAGCGCTCGGACTGCGCTCCATCTTCATGATCACCGAAGCCGACCAGGCGGGGTTGAAGGAGATCGCCTCCCTCGCCGCGTCCCACCGGCTGCGGGTGCGCGTCGACACGGCCCTGCCGCTCGAACAGGCGGCCAAGGCCCACGAGATCGGCGAGACAGGCCGTACCACCGGAAAGATCGTGCTCACCGTCTCCGGCTGA
- a CDS encoding LysR family transcriptional regulator has translation MLERLELEAFLTLAEELHFGRTAERLHVSTARISQTIKRLERHIGTPLFERNSRHVCLTEAGRLLHEDVRPAYDQIEAGVEKAINAARGIDRLLRVGFLGAAAGQLMAQAARLFDQGHPGWRARLREMQIVDGLRRLREGDVDLLVVSLPHHEPDMVTGPVLFSEPRVLGVSSGHPLARRDSVSLEDLAAVKMLQVAEAFPEYWRADRTPRLTPAGRPIAQGPQFETLQEALALIDADEGAFVMGAQVSRFYARPGVTYLPLSDAAPLEWAPTWLVTNTTPEIHAFNRAAQNVAVRLSPPVRS, from the coding sequence GTGCTGGAGCGGCTTGAGCTGGAGGCGTTCCTGACGCTGGCCGAGGAGTTGCACTTCGGCCGCACGGCCGAACGCCTGCACGTGAGCACCGCCCGGATCAGCCAGACGATCAAGAGGCTGGAACGTCACATCGGTACACCGCTGTTCGAACGCAACAGTCGTCATGTCTGCCTCACCGAGGCCGGCCGACTGCTGCACGAGGACGTGCGCCCGGCCTACGACCAGATCGAGGCCGGGGTGGAGAAGGCGATCAACGCCGCGCGCGGCATCGATCGCCTTCTCCGGGTCGGGTTCCTCGGCGCCGCCGCAGGACAGCTCATGGCACAGGCCGCCAGGCTTTTCGACCAAGGTCACCCCGGCTGGCGAGCCCGGCTCAGGGAAATGCAGATCGTCGACGGCCTCCGGCGGTTGCGGGAAGGCGATGTCGACCTGTTGGTCGTGAGCCTTCCGCACCACGAACCCGACATGGTCACCGGACCGGTCCTGTTCTCCGAACCCCGGGTGCTGGGGGTCTCGTCCGGCCACCCGCTCGCCCGCCGTGACAGCGTTTCGCTGGAAGACCTGGCTGCGGTCAAGATGCTGCAGGTGGCCGAAGCCTTTCCCGAATACTGGCGCGCAGACCGCACACCCCGCCTGACGCCCGCGGGCCGCCCCATCGCACAGGGCCCCCAGTTCGAAACGCTCCAGGAGGCCCTGGCGCTGATCGACGCCGACGAGGGCGCCTTCGTCATGGGCGCCCAGGTGTCACGGTTCTACGCGCGCCCCGGCGTGACCTATCTGCCGCTGAGTGACGCAGCGCCCCTGGAATGGGCACCCACCTGGCTCGTCACCAACACCACACCTGAGATCCACGCCTTCAACCGGGCCGCCCAGAACGTCGCCGTTCGGCTTTCTCCTCCTGTCCGGAGCTGA
- a CDS encoding response regulator, with amino-acid sequence MTPAAPAPRVVIADDQELLRAGFRMILTARGIDVVAEASDGVEAVSAVRELRPDVVLMDIRMPNMDGLEATRHILAQAPDCRVIMLTTFDLDKYVYAALAAGASGFLLKDVTPAHLAAAVRLVDTGDALLAPAITRRLVERFAADDPTRGTGQGPHRAVPAVHRDLAALTPREREVLAWMGRGLSNTELAGRLTLSEATVKTHVARIFSKLTLRDRAQAVVVAYETGLVSPGDAEEIVGPA; translated from the coding sequence ATCACCCCCGCCGCGCCCGCCCCGCGTGTGGTGATCGCCGATGACCAGGAACTGCTGCGCGCCGGCTTCCGGATGATCCTCACCGCCCGCGGCATCGACGTGGTGGCCGAAGCCTCCGATGGCGTGGAGGCTGTGAGCGCGGTTCGGGAACTGCGGCCCGATGTCGTCCTCATGGACATTCGCATGCCCAACATGGACGGCCTGGAGGCCACCCGCCACATCCTCGCCCAGGCCCCGGACTGCCGGGTGATCATGCTGACCACCTTCGACCTCGACAAGTACGTGTATGCCGCCCTTGCCGCCGGAGCAAGCGGGTTCCTCCTCAAGGACGTCACCCCCGCGCACCTGGCCGCCGCCGTACGCCTCGTCGACACCGGCGACGCCCTCCTCGCCCCCGCGATCACCCGCCGCCTCGTGGAACGCTTCGCTGCGGACGACCCGACGCGGGGTACCGGCCAGGGCCCCCACCGCGCCGTCCCGGCGGTCCACCGGGATCTGGCCGCGCTGACACCACGGGAACGGGAGGTGCTGGCGTGGATGGGCCGGGGCCTGTCCAACACCGAACTGGCCGGTCGACTGACGCTCAGCGAAGCGACCGTGAAGACCCATGTCGCGCGGATCTTCTCCAAGCTGACCCTGCGCGACCGCGCCCAGGCGGTCGTCGTCGCCTACGAGACCGGGCTCGTCTCCCCGGGTGACGCCGAGGAGATCGTCGGCCCCGCGTGA
- a CDS encoding ABC transporter ATP-binding protein, which yields MTNDHEGARQAVVRLDGVHKEYGDAKALDGLSLEIKAGDAVAVMGPSGCGKSTLLNMVAGLDRPTSGTVEVQGHDLGKLNETGLALFRRRHVGMIFQFFNLIDDLPVLDNVALAAQLTGTSARQARRRALELLDELGVAKRRNNYPATLSGGERQRVAVARALMNRPALLLADEPTGALDSRSGEQVMDLLIDLNQIGQTLLIVTHDPQLATRCASRLVEVADGRVARERTLEVSA from the coding sequence ATGACAAACGATCACGAGGGTGCCCGGCAGGCAGTGGTACGGCTGGACGGCGTACACAAGGAGTACGGCGACGCGAAGGCCCTGGACGGGCTGTCGCTGGAGATCAAGGCGGGCGACGCGGTGGCGGTGATGGGGCCTTCCGGCTGCGGCAAGTCCACGCTGCTCAACATGGTGGCCGGGCTGGACCGGCCGACCTCGGGCACGGTCGAGGTACAGGGCCACGACCTGGGCAAGCTGAACGAAACGGGGCTTGCACTGTTTCGACGCCGCCACGTCGGCATGATCTTCCAGTTCTTCAACCTCATCGACGACCTGCCCGTCCTGGACAACGTGGCACTGGCCGCGCAGCTGACCGGCACCTCGGCCAGGCAGGCGCGCCGCCGAGCCCTGGAGCTGCTGGACGAACTCGGTGTCGCCAAGCGCCGCAACAACTACCCGGCGACGCTGAGCGGCGGCGAGCGTCAACGCGTCGCCGTGGCAAGGGCGTTGATGAACCGCCCGGCACTGCTCCTCGCGGACGAGCCGACCGGCGCCCTCGACAGCCGGTCGGGCGAACAGGTGATGGACCTGCTGATCGACCTGAACCAGATCGGCCAGACCCTGTTGATCGTCACCCACGACCCGCAGCTGGCCACCCGCTGCGCCAGCCGCCTGGTCGAGGTCGCCGACGGCCGGGTCGCCCGCGAGCGCACGCTGGAGGTGTCGGCGTGA
- a CDS encoding DUF2871 domain-containing protein has product MRKSYHAAHLYMILGVVSGLYYREFTKLHDFDGRTQLALVHTHLLALGMLAFLVVLALDKLFRLSGSRLFTTFFWVCNAGLVLSAAMMFVHGSRTVLGRPVPVGVSLPAGLGHILLTAGLVLLFVLLGRRLKESAPAHGPNPVRPFRAGARTGISSGQEEKAERRRSGRPG; this is encoded by the coding sequence ATGCGGAAGTCCTATCACGCAGCACACCTTTACATGATCCTGGGAGTGGTATCCGGGCTGTACTACCGGGAGTTCACCAAGCTCCACGACTTCGACGGGCGTACTCAGCTCGCCCTCGTCCACACGCATCTGCTGGCGCTTGGCATGCTGGCCTTCCTTGTCGTCCTGGCCCTCGACAAGCTGTTCCGCCTGTCCGGGAGCAGGCTGTTCACCACGTTCTTCTGGGTCTGCAACGCGGGCCTCGTCCTGTCCGCCGCCATGATGTTCGTCCACGGCAGCCGGACGGTTCTCGGCCGTCCCGTTCCGGTGGGAGTATCACTGCCCGCCGGCCTCGGCCACATCCTGCTCACGGCCGGGCTCGTCCTGCTGTTCGTCCTCCTCGGCAGACGCCTCAAGGAAAGTGCTCCGGCTCACGGCCCGAACCCCGTACGCCCGTTCAGAGCCGGTGCACGGACCGGCATCAGCTCCGGACAGGAGGAGAAAGCCGAACGGCGACGTTCTGGGCGGCCCGGTTGA